The Thermotoga caldifontis AZM44c09 genomic interval GACGGATGAAACTGCTGTTCAAGAACGCGACGGTTTTTCCCATCACCTCTAAACCCTTCGTGGGCGACGTGCTCGTGGAGGATGGAAAGATCAGCAAAGTTGGTCAGATCAAGCCGACGCGATCCGTCGAAGTGATCGATCTTGAAGGCAAATTCCTGCTTCCCGGTTTCATCGACGCACACGCACACATCGGACTGTACCCTGAAGGTCTGGGATCAACGGAGAGTGAAGGCAACGAAACGACCGACCCTGTTACGCCGCACCTGCAGGCGATCGATGCGTTCTACCCGGAGGACGAATCCATCAAAAAGGCGCTCGCAGGAGGCGTCACGACAGCCTTCGTCGTCATGGGCAGTGGAAATCCCGTGGGAGGTATGGGGTTCATCGCGAAGTTCAAAGGAAAGACGGTCATGGACATGTGCCTCGTCAATCCCGCGGGGGTGAAGATGGCGCTCGGGGAGAATCCGAAGAGGGTCTATTCTGAAAAGAAAATGATGCCGACGACGAGAATGGGAACGGCGGCCGTGATAAGAACTTTCCTTCTCAAATCCCAAGATTACATGAAGAAGAAAGAACAGGCACTGAAGGAAGGAAAAGAGTTTTTGGAGAGAGATCCGAAGTACGAGGTTGGGGAAAAGCTCCTTAAACGCGAGCTTCCCGCGAGGATCCACGCTCACCGCATGGACGACATCGTCACCGCGATCAGACTGGCGGAGGAGTTCAACCTGAGGATCGTCCTGGAACACTGCACCGAGGGTTACAAGGTGGCAGACCTGCTGGCGAACAAGAAGATCCCCGTGGTTGCCGGTCCACTCATGACCTTCGCCACGAAGCTCGAGCTCAGGCACATGACGATGGAAGCTTTGAAAATTCTCACCGAAAAGAAGGTTTTGGTGGCGCTCATGTGCGACCATCCCGTGATACCACTGGAATTCGCTTCGGTGCAGGCAGCGGCCGCGATGCGCTACGGCATGAAAGAAGAAGAGCTTTTGAAGATGCTCACGATCAACCCCGCAAAGATACTGGGATTGGAAGAGAGGATCGGCTCGATAGAGGTCGGTAAGGACGCAGACTTGGTGGTCTGGTCCGGCCACCCATTCGACATGAAATCGATCGTGGAAAGGGTGTACATCGACGGTCAGCTTGTGTACAGCAAATGAAGAGGCGGCTCAGCCGCCTCTTTTCAACGCCTTCATTATCACGTCCAGTACCTTCAAACTCACTTCGTGATCTGGCAACGAGACTATGAGCGTTCTGTTCCTGATGCCCACCGTCGGTGAGGTGAGCATGCACTCTGGACTGTTCTCGGCGATGTACTCACAGATGTACGTTTCGAGTGCGTAGATCCTTCCGTCGATGATCCTCTTCACCGCTATGCTGGAAAATGCCTTGTTTTCGACGTCGACTCCTCCAAGAACGAGCACGAGCTTTGTGTCGTTTCGAGCAAATTCGAAGAGCAACTCTGTCAATCTGTCCACGTTCGCATCGCTCTTGACGTACTGTGCCTGGATCGATCTTTCCGAAAACCATGCTTTGATCTTCTCTTCGAACTGTTCAGAAGTGTCCACGAAGATGCATACAATCATACTGCTCCCTCATTTCCAAGGATCGTATTCGCCAGAAAGGAACTTGTCGATCCACTCGGCCGATTTCTTTCCGGCACCCATGGCTTCGATGACAGTTGCCGCACCAGTGACGATGTCCCCTCCGGCGAAGACCTTCCTCAGACTTGTCGCACCGGTGTTCTCGTCGGCGATGATGTAGCCGTACTTGTTCAATTTGAGACCGTCGAACTGACTGAGTAAGAACCTGTTGGCCTCGGTACCGATGGCCTCTATGACGGTATCGGCTTCGAGGATGAATCTACTGTCCTCTATGGGGATCGGGCGGCGCCGACCGGACTCGTCCGGCTCACCGAGCATCATCGAGATGCACTCGACTCCCACGAGTTCTCCCTTCTCGTTTCCGACGTATCTGATGGGTTGCGTGAGCCAGTAAAATTTTATACCTTCCTCCACGGCGTGGATGTATTCTTCTCGACGGGCGGGCATCTCCTCCTCCGTTCTTCGATACACCACGGTCACGCTCTCGGCACCGAGCCTGAGTGCGCTCCTCGCCGCGTCCATCGCGACGTTGCCTCCACCCACGACGATGACCTTTTTACCCCTGCGCACAGGCGTGTCGTACTCCGGGAACAGATAAGCCTTCATGAGATTGACACGCGTCAAGAACTCGTTGGCCGAATAGACGCCGTTGAGGTTCGTGCCCTCGATGCCCATGAACTTGGGTGTTCCAGCCCCAACACCTATGAAGATGGCGTCGTATTCTGCGAGCAGATCCTTCACCGGTATCGCTCGGCCGACAGGCATGTTCAGAAAGATCTGAACTGAAAGGGATTTGACGTAATTCACTTCCCTCTCGACGATGGACTTTGGAAGCCTGAACTCGGGTATTCCGTAAACCAGAACCCCACCAGCTTTGTGCAGAGTTTCGAAGATGTGCACCTCGTAGCCCCTTCTGGCAAGATCGGCCGCGACCGTCAAACCCGCCGGGCCCGAGCCCACGACGGCCACCTTTTTGTGCTTGGCGGGTGCGATTTCGATCTTAGTTTGAACTGCATGTTCGGCTTCCCAGTCCGCCACGAACCTTTCAAGCCTGCCTATGGCCACAGGTTCTGAATTTGGGATCTTGCCAACCACACACTTGGCCTCGCACTGAGTCTCCTGCGGGCACACCCTTCCACATATCGCGGGCAGGTTGTTGTACTGCTTCAGGATCTTCGCCGCCTCTTCGAAGTTCCTCTCTCTGACCTTCCTTATGAACGCGGGAATGTCTATTTCGACGGGACAGCCACTCACGCACGGTTTTGCGGGACACTGGAGGCACCTGTTCGCTTCCGCGACCGCTTCCTCCTCGCTATAACCGTAAGGCACCTCGAAGAAATTCCTGATCCTTTCCTTCGGGTCCTGTTCTCTCATGGGGGTTTTCTTCGGCGATGGTTTCACAGCCACGACAGATCACCCACTTCTTGAATGAAGAGCTTCAGGCTCTCTTCCTCTTCCTTTCTGTACTGAGCTAACCTCTTCAAAAGCTCATCCCAATCGACTCGATCTCCCTCGAACTCCGGCCCATCCACGCAGGCGAATCTGATCTTTCCGTCCACGCTCACCCTGCACGCACCACACATCCCAGTTCCATCCACCATGATGGGGTTCAGAGACACCCAGATCTTCACACCGTGTTCCTTCGCCTTCATGCTGCAGAACTTCATCATGATCGTTGGACCCACGGCCCAGACGATGTCTATCTTCTCTCTTTCGAACAGAAGCTGCATGCCGTCCGTGACGACACCCTTGATGCCGAAAGAACCATCGTCCGTCGTGATTATCAACTCATCAGCGAGCTTCGAAAACTCTTCGAGCATGATCACGTACTCTTTGCTCCTCCCACCGAGCACAACGTAGAGCTTGTTACCCTTAGCCTTGAGCGCTTCGGCGATGGGCAGCAGCGTGGCGATACCTACCCCGCCACCGACGAGCATGACGTTCCCGTAGAAATCTATCTCACTGGGCCTTCCCAACGGACCTGCCACATCCATGATCGAACTTCCCTCTTCGGCAAGGCAGAGCTCGTAGGTGCTCTTGCCCACGGCCCTGACCACGGCGCGGAAGCAATCTTCTTCTTTCCCTGCGATGGTTATGGGGATGCGCTCGGCCTTCTCGTGCAGTCTGATCACGACGAACTGTCCAGGCTGTGCGTATTTAACTATATGTTTATTTTCGATCAGAAAGTCGTACACGCCGGGCGCCAGACGACGCTTCCTTCGGATCACGTTCACGTTTCATCCCTCCATTAAATTTTCCGTACAATTCGTTTCATCACCCTGTAACGAGTTTGGATTAATATGTTCCTTTGGATAGCCCCCCTATCCCCCCTTGGATGGAACCAAAAAGGACAGAGGGTCTGCGCCAGCAGGCCCTCTGTCTGTTTTTATGTCCGTGTGGTGCTCACCAGATGGTCCCGCCGAGCCGTTCACCGCTTTTTGAATATCCGCTCTTAACGAATCTTGCGTGCTTTTGACCATGCTCGCGTCCGTGGAAAAGTTTCGCAGATTCACTTTCAAAGTACCGTGGCAATCCTCGATGCACGTGCCACAACGTTCACGGATCTTTCCCAACCGCACGGTGTTCGTCGGCAAAAGCATCTTCACGCCTCACAGATTCTCTCCAAACGTAATTATACGACCTTTGATGAGTTTTATCACTCCCGCTCATCCTGCGCGGTTTTCAAGACCGTTTTGCAGGAAAGTGTACACACCAACTTGAGCCACACCCCGTAACGCTACGACCGACCGCCATCGTTATTCTTCTAAACCGTTTGGGAAGGAGGTGAATCATGAAGCCGTACTGGACCTTGACAGCCGAGGAGAGAGAAGTTCTGAAACAGTTGAGCCCGAGACTTTCGAGGGGAACTTACTTTGAAGATCCTGCAAAGTTTGAGATCGAATCTGCCAAGAGTGCGACGGTGACCGTGCACACGATCCACGTCGATATTGAGAAAAAATTCTGCGCTTTCAACGGCATGATGCAGTTCGAAGCAGAAGATGATAAATCCATCGTGGTAGCCATCAGGGGCATGTGTGCGAACGGAAAGATGATGTACGTGATACCGTCGATACTCATAGAATTTGACGAGCTCTTCGAGAAACTTGATCCTGAGATGACGATGATCATCTATCCGAACGAACTTGAAGGTGAAATCTTCGTATCGAAAGGGGTGGGCTTTGTGGGTGGGTTCTTCAAGTCGCTCAGCATGTACGAAGAATCTCTCGGCAATGCGGCCAGGATGTTCCAGGCGATGTTGAAAGAGCTCGAGAATGTATCGAACCAGCTTCCGGAAGAAGAGAAAACCAGGTTCGAAGAAGAAATCCTGAACGTCGCAAACAACGCCCAGAACGCGTTTCATCAGATTTCAAAAGTCACGCTCAAGATGGCCCAGCTCTACACAAAGATCGTGGACGCACAGTGAGGCGGGAGCTGAAGTTCCCGCCTTTTTTGCTTTCGAAACGA includes:
- a CDS encoding amidohydrolase; this encodes MKLLFKNATVFPITSKPFVGDVLVEDGKISKVGQIKPTRSVEVIDLEGKFLLPGFIDAHAHIGLYPEGLGSTESEGNETTDPVTPHLQAIDAFYPEDESIKKALAGGVTTAFVVMGSGNPVGGMGFIAKFKGKTVMDMCLVNPAGVKMALGENPKRVYSEKKMMPTTRMGTAAVIRTFLLKSQDYMKKKEQALKEGKEFLERDPKYEVGEKLLKRELPARIHAHRMDDIVTAIRLAEEFNLRIVLEHCTEGYKVADLLANKKIPVVAGPLMTFATKLELRHMTMEALKILTEKKVLVALMCDHPVIPLEFASVQAAAAMRYGMKEEELLKMLTINPAKILGLEERIGSIEVGKDADLVVWSGHPFDMKSIVERVYIDGQLVYSK
- a CDS encoding molybdopterin-binding domain-containing protein — protein: MIVCIFVDTSEQFEEKIKAWFSERSIQAQYVKSDANVDRLTELLFEFARNDTKLVLVLGGVDVENKAFSSIAVKRIIDGRIYALETYICEYIAENSPECMLTSPTVGIRNRTLIVSLPDHEVSLKVLDVIMKALKRGG
- the gltA gene encoding NADPH-dependent glutamate synthase, with the translated sequence MREQDPKERIRNFFEVPYGYSEEEAVAEANRCLQCPAKPCVSGCPVEIDIPAFIRKVRERNFEEAAKILKQYNNLPAICGRVCPQETQCEAKCVVGKIPNSEPVAIGRLERFVADWEAEHAVQTKIEIAPAKHKKVAVVGSGPAGLTVAADLARRGYEVHIFETLHKAGGVLVYGIPEFRLPKSIVEREVNYVKSLSVQIFLNMPVGRAIPVKDLLAEYDAIFIGVGAGTPKFMGIEGTNLNGVYSANEFLTRVNLMKAYLFPEYDTPVRRGKKVIVVGGGNVAMDAARSALRLGAESVTVVYRRTEEEMPARREEYIHAVEEGIKFYWLTQPIRYVGNEKGELVGVECISMMLGEPDESGRRRPIPIEDSRFILEADTVIEAIGTEANRFLLSQFDGLKLNKYGYIIADENTGATSLRKVFAGGDIVTGAATVIEAMGAGKKSAEWIDKFLSGEYDPWK
- a CDS encoding sulfide/dihydroorotate dehydrogenase-like FAD/NAD-binding protein; the encoded protein is MNVIRRKRRLAPGVYDFLIENKHIVKYAQPGQFVVIRLHEKAERIPITIAGKEEDCFRAVVRAVGKSTYELCLAEEGSSIMDVAGPLGRPSEIDFYGNVMLVGGGVGIATLLPIAEALKAKGNKLYVVLGGRSKEYVIMLEEFSKLADELIITTDDGSFGIKGVVTDGMQLLFEREKIDIVWAVGPTIMMKFCSMKAKEHGVKIWVSLNPIMVDGTGMCGACRVSVDGKIRFACVDGPEFEGDRVDWDELLKRLAQYRKEEEESLKLFIQEVGDLSWL